A DNA window from Candidatus Saccharimonadales bacterium contains the following coding sequences:
- a CDS encoding ricin-type beta-trefoil lectin domain protein, with amino-acid sequence MLMNLVNESRVSRRFSVGFALPTVLIASTIMMAVLLLSIQANTAVRAELMTQYYNQQARLASQSGATRAQQCISDNGSSVTWTDAKPLTPATDCSGNVVVGYPAYILTSPGVRTSFSVPAPIVSNGTQRIKVNGIVELVRSSSNVAWRTYSQALVSQEGADVSFSNVAFGYASTEGSYFATIGLSGDVNALGYNGQGQLGTGDTTSSSTPQPFSLPGGVKATQLATNYLSLGTNMFAITSDGKVYGAGQNTSGQLGNGTVNASAAFPTVFGLPAGVKAKYVGVLGVATYVIGDDNNVYASGSCQYGILGNNYTITGCANKSSYVRVNLPTPVLSDPNTLPVSIAGSTPPTNMALDRLNVYLRMQGGRVYTWGINDYGELGNGTVVASSTPVKVGVYGDSGQPKATQVAFDGKTAYILDNTGVVAAIGNNIDGELGGAGSHLIHQATGMCLNNAGNSTANQKASLYTCVTAQSELVQFLSDKTIVLKTNATTSRCLANGGRLTTDGNPTYIYDCNGDVAAETWVLNDDGTIKNVGSGKCLNNPGNATALDSPLSIITCNAASTSQQWNLDQSPYLSVVPIPSTAGTVKSIATDQYSVLFLTSSGQVWGAGMNESGQLGNGLPSRVANPALTQMVLPAGRKAVNVYTTKAGGIGSLYANTYVVLDNGDVYGCGTNSFGQLGIGITSPSENIPKKMNLPSGVKAKVVQSGLGTTVILTTTGSIYTVGNNADGQLGDGTTNNSSIPQANRYTNVIPLVLF; translated from the coding sequence ATGCTTATGAATCTTGTCAATGAATCAAGAGTATCTCGGAGGTTTTCGGTTGGTTTTGCGCTTCCGACTGTTTTGATTGCATCAACAATCATGATGGCCGTACTTCTGCTCTCCATTCAGGCAAATACTGCTGTCCGTGCTGAGTTAATGACCCAGTACTATAATCAGCAGGCTCGCCTCGCTTCGCAGTCTGGGGCTACGAGAGCGCAGCAGTGTATTAGCGATAATGGCTCATCCGTAACATGGACTGATGCAAAGCCGCTAACACCCGCAACTGACTGTTCAGGTAATGTTGTTGTTGGATATCCCGCGTATATCTTGACGTCACCTGGCGTGAGAACCTCTTTTAGTGTTCCCGCCCCTATCGTATCAAACGGTACTCAGCGGATTAAGGTAAATGGCATAGTAGAGCTTGTAAGGTCAAGTTCGAACGTTGCATGGAGGACGTACAGTCAGGCTCTTGTTTCGCAAGAAGGGGCAGATGTAAGTTTTAGTAATGTCGCATTCGGCTATGCAAGCACGGAAGGTTCGTACTTTGCTACAATTGGTCTTTCTGGAGATGTTAATGCACTAGGCTACAATGGCCAAGGACAACTCGGAACGGGAGATACAACTTCTAGTTCGACACCTCAACCGTTCTCGCTTCCGGGAGGGGTAAAAGCTACTCAACTAGCAACGAACTATTTGTCATTAGGAACAAATATGTTTGCTATCACTTCCGATGGTAAGGTTTACGGAGCCGGACAAAACACGAGCGGTCAGCTAGGTAATGGCACTGTTAACGCGTCAGCTGCGTTCCCGACAGTTTTTGGTCTTCCAGCGGGCGTAAAGGCAAAGTATGTCGGAGTGCTTGGCGTTGCAACATACGTAATAGGTGACGATAATAATGTTTATGCTAGTGGATCTTGTCAGTATGGTATTCTAGGTAACAACTACACAATAACTGGATGTGCAAACAAGTCCTCATATGTCAGGGTCAACCTTCCTACCCCAGTACTTAGCGATCCGAATACTTTGCCTGTTTCTATAGCTGGTTCGACTCCCCCGACAAATATGGCACTTGATAGGTTAAATGTGTATCTTCGTATGCAGGGCGGGCGTGTATATACATGGGGCATCAATGATTATGGCGAGCTTGGGAACGGGACTGTTGTCGCCTCCTCTACTCCAGTTAAGGTTGGTGTGTATGGCGACTCCGGTCAGCCCAAAGCGACTCAAGTTGCATTTGACGGTAAAACCGCATATATTCTTGATAATACTGGAGTTGTCGCAGCTATTGGTAACAATATTGACGGTGAGTTAGGCGGAGCAGGATCACATCTCATCCACCAAGCAACTGGTATGTGTTTGAATAATGCAGGTAATTCGACGGCAAATCAAAAGGCATCCTTATATACGTGTGTAACTGCTCAGTCTGAACTTGTGCAGTTCCTCTCTGATAAAACGATAGTGCTAAAGACTAATGCTACTACTTCGAGATGTTTGGCTAATGGAGGTCGGCTTACGACTGACGGCAACCCAACATATATATATGACTGTAATGGTGACGTAGCTGCAGAAACATGGGTCTTAAATGATGATGGAACGATTAAAAATGTTGGATCAGGAAAGTGTTTAAATAACCCAGGTAATGCGACTGCTCTCGATTCACCACTAAGTATAATAACCTGTAATGCAGCTTCAACATCACAGCAATGGAACTTGGATCAAAGTCCTTACTTGAGCGTTGTCCCCATTCCAAGTACCGCTGGTACTGTTAAGAGTATAGCAACCGATCAATATAGCGTATTATTTCTGACAAGTAGTGGGCAAGTATGGGGTGCTGGAATGAATGAAAGTGGGCAGCTCGGTAATGGCTTACCGTCAAGGGTGGCGAATCCTGCACTTACGCAGATGGTTCTTCCTGCAGGTCGCAAAGCTGTTAATGTTTACACGACAAAAGCAGGCGGTATTGGATCTTTGTATGCAAACACTTACGTCGTCCTTGATAACGGAGATGTATATGGATGTGGCACGAATTCTTTTGGTCAATTAGGAATTGGCATAACATCACCTAGTGAAAATATTCCAAAGAAGATGAACCTCCCTTCAGGAGTTAAGGCAAAGGTCGTTCAGTCTGGACTCGGCACGACTGTTATTCTAACAACTACAGGTAGCATTTACACAGTTGGTAATAATGCAGATGGACAACTGGGCGATGGAACAACAAATAATAGTTCAATACCCCAGGCAAACCGCTACACAAACGTTATTCCACTCGTTTTGTTCTAG
- a CDS encoding AtpZ/AtpI family protein — protein MSTSPNPTGAAPIPPDKSTVILLMSTIGDTTWRMFVPSIGFTILGVVADKQFGTKPWLTAVGIIVGVFVAGLLVRLQIKKVQQK, from the coding sequence ATGAGCACATCACCAAACCCTACTGGTGCAGCGCCCATACCGCCGGATAAATCGACGGTAATTTTATTGATGAGCACTATTGGTGATACGACATGGCGTATGTTTGTGCCAAGCATTGGGTTCACTATCTTGGGTGTTGTTGCCGACAAACAATTCGGTACAAAGCCTTGGCTCACAGCAGTAGGTATCATAGTTGGGGTATTTGTGGCTGGACTACTAGTTCGTCTCCAAATTAAGAAAGTACAACAAAAATAA
- the atpB gene encoding F0F1 ATP synthase subunit A — MNTLYTFASSNLHISLSAEPIFHIGSFAITNAMLLGFLGTIVTLVIFFYVGSKLKKGSTNRFVGLVQWAFEGMLKSVDDVITDRKLARTIAPTAITIFFFVLINYWLGILPGIGSITWNGLPLFRSLTADLNFTFAIAIITMVGVQIYAIKHHGVFGNAGRYFKNPLKDPIGAFEGVLEFIGEFSRGVSLSLRLFGNAFAGEVLLLIVGILTSYFATVTLPIFMAFELFIGFIQAYVFFILTLIFTSLAQESHAGDPSSDHSPAASAKKATQLE; from the coding sequence ATGAATACATTATATACATTTGCTAGTTCAAATCTTCATATCAGCCTTTCGGCCGAACCGATATTTCACATCGGAAGTTTTGCTATTACAAATGCAATGCTTCTTGGATTCTTAGGCACTATTGTCACACTTGTGATATTTTTCTACGTCGGCTCAAAGCTTAAAAAAGGTTCAACGAATCGCTTCGTTGGACTTGTGCAGTGGGCATTTGAAGGCATGCTTAAGTCAGTTGACGATGTTATAACAGACCGCAAACTTGCAAGAACTATTGCCCCAACTGCCATAACAATCTTCTTTTTTGTCCTGATTAATTACTGGCTTGGTATTCTTCCAGGTATTGGTTCAATCACTTGGAATGGGCTGCCTCTGTTTCGTAGCTTAACAGCTGATTTGAATTTCACGTTCGCTATCGCCATCATTACGATGGTTGGTGTGCAGATTTACGCAATAAAGCACCACGGTGTTTTTGGGAATGCTGGCCGATATTTTAAAAATCCACTCAAAGATCCGATCGGTGCATTCGAAGGTGTCCTAGAATTTATTGGTGAGTTTTCACGAGGTGTCTCCCTCAGCCTACGATTATTTGGAAATGCATTTGCGGGTGAAGTTTTGCTACTCATTGTCGGTATCTTAACGAGCTACTTTGCAACTGTCACACTGCCAATATTCATGGCATTTGAGCTATTTATTGGTTTTATCCAGGCGTATGTTTTCTTTATCCTCACGTTAATATTTACTTCTCTCGCCCAAGAATCGCATGCCGGCGACCCATCATCTGACCATTCCCCTGCTGCTTCCGCCAAAAAGGCAACTCAGCTGGAATGA
- a CDS encoding ATP synthase F0 subunit C codes for MNELAFGLTYALPALGAAIGVGFIGAGALNALGRNPEKLGDIRTLMITAIVFADSLAIIGIIVAIIAKFL; via the coding sequence ATGAACGAATTAGCATTTGGTTTGACATACGCATTACCTGCACTTGGTGCAGCAATCGGCGTGGGCTTTATCGGTGCAGGTGCGCTTAATGCACTTGGTCGAAATCCAGAGAAACTTGGTGATATCCGTACGCTAATGATTACAGCGATCGTTTTCGCTGACTCACTCGCTATCATCGGTATCATCGTGGCAATTATTGCAAAGTTCCTCTAA
- the atpF gene encoding F0F1 ATP synthase subunit B, whose protein sequence is MNILTQLATTEAVKGGIFEALGIDWKTLIFQIIAFLILVFLLGRFVYPVLMKSVDKRQAEIQSASEAALEAEKKATAAEKNIEKLLAEARKEASDIVTTAKDESAALSDAADKKAKARAEHIVEDAREQLEKDVIAARKTLHNDTIDLVALATEKVIGKTITPALDKKIIAGSVKEVS, encoded by the coding sequence ATGAATATACTCACTCAATTAGCAACGACTGAAGCCGTCAAAGGGGGTATCTTCGAGGCGCTTGGCATAGACTGGAAGACGTTAATTTTTCAGATTATTGCTTTTTTGATTCTCGTATTTCTACTTGGTAGGTTTGTATATCCTGTCTTGATGAAGTCTGTTGATAAACGTCAAGCTGAGATCCAATCTGCAAGTGAAGCTGCGCTTGAGGCAGAAAAAAAAGCAACAGCAGCTGAAAAGAATATTGAAAAGCTTCTTGCAGAAGCACGTAAAGAAGCTAGTGATATTGTTACCACTGCGAAAGACGAGTCTGCTGCTTTATCAGATGCAGCTGATAAAAAAGCAAAAGCTCGTGCTGAACATATAGTTGAAGACGCACGTGAACAACTTGAAAAAGACGTTATTGCAGCGCGTAAGACACTTCATAACGATACAATTGATCTTGTGGCACTTGCAACAGAAAAAGTTATTGGTAAAACAATAACACCGGCACTTGATAAAAAGATCATTGCAGGTAGTGTTAAGGAAGTAAGCTAA
- a CDS encoding F0F1 ATP synthase subunit delta, whose product MATRLSRRKIAEYYGKEILKGTSLKQLTQELSAFLIDTRRTRELVLIVRDIEDVLARSGTVIADVTSIEPLDETAKKSISALVSTVYNTTELHIRQHIDATIIGGVHIQLPNEEFDGTLRHKLTRLSANKL is encoded by the coding sequence ATGGCTACGCGTTTGTCCCGTCGAAAAATTGCCGAATATTACGGCAAAGAAATCCTTAAAGGAACTTCTTTAAAGCAGCTTACACAGGAGCTTTCTGCGTTTCTTATTGATACAAGACGAACGCGTGAACTTGTGCTTATTGTTCGCGATATCGAAGATGTTCTTGCACGAAGCGGTACGGTCATAGCGGATGTCACCAGTATTGAGCCACTTGATGAAACTGCAAAAAAATCAATCAGTGCATTAGTGTCTACTGTTTATAACACAACTGAGCTGCATATACGTCAACATATCGATGCAACTATCATCGGCGGTGTCCATATCCAGTTACCAAACGAAGAGTTTGATGGAACACTACGACATAAACTAACTCGCTTAAGTGCGAACAAACTGTAA
- the atpA gene encoding F0F1 ATP synthase subunit alpha yields MAELSVTELSKNLRDAITNLEVNEGLGQVGIVVRVGDGVAWVHGLRDAGYSEMLEIDSADGTVDAFALNLMEDEIGAVLLGSDELVSAGAKVRLKGTLLQVPVGPELLGRVVDPLGRPLDGGAPIKTKHTGLVEREAIGVMGRKSVHEPLMTGIAAIDSMFPIGRGQRELIIGDRQTGKTALVIDTMINQGKQKTGVVNVYVAIGQKLSKVARLVDRLKEEGVMDQTIIVATGPADPASLLYLAPYAATAMGEYFRDNKQHALMIYDDLTKHAVAYRQMSLLLRRPPGREAYPGDVFYLHSRLLERSAKLSDDLGAGSLTALPIIETQAGDISAYIPTNVISITDGQIFLETDLFYQGIRPAISAGLSVSRVGGAAQTKAVKGVSGGLKLGLSQFRELASFAQFGSDLDEATKKQIDRGQRLTELLKQPQYQPASIWEQVVSVYAVSHGHFDSVPVSKIKDAQASLLTRLWTDHKDVMRVINTGDKSTDEQFTLIDTVAKKVAKGFEGK; encoded by the coding sequence ATGGCTGAACTATCAGTAACTGAACTAAGTAAGAACTTAAGAGATGCAATTACTAATCTTGAAGTAAATGAAGGCCTCGGACAAGTAGGTATTGTTGTTCGTGTTGGTGACGGAGTCGCTTGGGTTCATGGACTGCGGGATGCTGGTTATTCTGAGATGCTCGAAATTGATAGTGCTGATGGTACAGTCGATGCATTTGCCCTTAACCTTATGGAAGATGAAATCGGGGCTGTGCTTCTTGGCAGTGACGAGCTAGTATCAGCGGGTGCGAAGGTTCGTCTAAAAGGCACGCTTCTTCAAGTTCCTGTTGGCCCTGAACTACTTGGCCGTGTGGTTGATCCACTTGGCCGTCCTCTTGATGGTGGTGCGCCGATCAAAACCAAGCATACCGGGCTTGTTGAGCGTGAGGCGATTGGCGTGATGGGCCGTAAATCTGTGCACGAGCCACTCATGACTGGTATTGCTGCTATTGACTCTATGTTCCCTATTGGCCGTGGCCAGCGCGAGTTAATTATTGGTGATCGCCAAACTGGTAAGACTGCCCTAGTGATTGACACAATGATCAACCAAGGAAAGCAGAAAACTGGTGTCGTGAATGTATACGTTGCAATTGGGCAAAAGCTTTCGAAAGTTGCCCGCTTAGTTGACCGACTTAAAGAAGAAGGCGTTATGGATCAAACAATTATTGTTGCGACTGGTCCGGCTGACCCAGCTTCACTTCTTTATTTGGCACCTTATGCTGCAACCGCTATGGGAGAATATTTCCGCGATAACAAACAGCACGCTCTTATGATCTACGATGATCTTACGAAACATGCAGTTGCCTATCGTCAAATGTCGTTACTTCTTCGTCGCCCGCCGGGACGCGAAGCATATCCTGGTGATGTTTTCTATCTTCATTCTCGTTTACTCGAGCGATCAGCAAAACTGTCAGACGATCTCGGTGCAGGTTCTTTGACAGCTTTGCCAATCATTGAAACACAGGCTGGTGATATCTCTGCTTACATTCCAACGAATGTCATTTCAATTACTGATGGGCAGATCTTCCTTGAGACGGATTTATTTTATCAAGGTATTCGTCCAGCGATCTCTGCGGGCTTGTCTGTTTCTCGTGTTGGAGGCGCTGCCCAGACGAAGGCTGTCAAAGGAGTCAGCGGTGGCCTCAAACTTGGCCTCAGTCAGTTCCGAGAGCTTGCGAGTTTCGCCCAGTTCGGTAGTGATCTTGATGAAGCGACTAAGAAGCAGATTGATCGTGGCCAGCGTCTTACGGAGCTCCTTAAGCAGCCACAATATCAACCTGCAAGCATCTGGGAACAGGTAGTTAGCGTGTACGCAGTATCACACGGGCACTTTGATAGTGTTCCAGTCAGTAAAATAAAAGATGCACAGGCCTCATTACTTACGCGTCTTTGGACTGATCATAAAGATGTGATGCGAGTTATCAACACTGGAGATAAGTCAACTGATGAGCAGTTTACACTAATTGATACAGTTGCTAAAAAAGTAGCTAAGGGATTCGAGGGAAAGTAG
- the atpG gene encoding ATP synthase F1 subunit gamma — MASTQGLKLRIRSVKSTKQITKAMQLVAASKMRRAQEATKASAPYTQAASEILSSLSSHTASDNHPLYVSRPVKTRLMIVIASDKGLAGAYNSNVLKMYTTELKDDVKNSIKSETITVGRKASQFATRIKGAEIIGVYEGLPDHPDGSSLLPMFAMVQDRFVSGEVDAVDLIFTEFVTSLNQKTKMVRILPAGFTSEPSVGAARDVTYEPSASRVLDEVTSRLVNAQIFQAILDARASEHSMRMLAMKNATDNASDLADDLTLAMNKARQGAITQELAEISGGAEAMK, encoded by the coding sequence ATGGCTTCAACGCAAGGCTTAAAACTTCGAATTCGCTCGGTTAAAAGTACCAAGCAGATTACGAAAGCTATGCAGCTGGTTGCCGCCAGTAAGATGCGCCGTGCCCAAGAAGCAACGAAAGCATCAGCTCCCTACACTCAGGCTGCAAGTGAGATTCTCAGCTCACTTTCGAGCCATACCGCAAGTGACAACCATCCACTATATGTATCTCGTCCTGTTAAGACTCGCTTAATGATTGTCATAGCATCAGATAAAGGACTTGCAGGCGCGTACAACTCGAATGTTCTTAAGATGTACACAACTGAATTAAAAGATGATGTTAAAAATAGCATAAAGAGCGAGACGATCACTGTTGGTCGCAAGGCTTCACAATTTGCCACAAGGATCAAAGGTGCAGAGATTATCGGTGTCTACGAAGGCTTACCAGATCATCCTGATGGTAGTTCGCTACTCCCAATGTTTGCAATGGTTCAAGATAGATTTGTTTCGGGTGAAGTTGATGCCGTTGATCTAATATTTACTGAATTCGTCACAAGTTTAAATCAAAAGACAAAAATGGTGAGAATTTTACCTGCTGGATTTACTTCTGAGCCAAGTGTTGGAGCTGCTCGTGATGTTACGTATGAACCAAGCGCTAGCCGTGTACTTGACGAAGTAACTTCACGTCTTGTTAATGCTCAAATCTTCCAAGCAATTCTAGATGCGCGCGCAAGTGAGCATAGTATGCGAATGCTTGCGATGAAGAATGCTACCGATAATGCTTCTGATCTTGCCGATGATCTCACTCTCGCGATGAACAAAGCTCGTCAGGGTGCTATCACTCAGGAATTAGCCGAAATATCTGGTGGTGCGGAGGCAATGAAATGA
- the atpD gene encoding F0F1 ATP synthase subunit beta, translating to MSKAENTGKIIQVVGVVIDVEFKDSKLPAIYDALKVDSIVLEVAQHLDEHTVRTIAMSSTDGLKRGQDVTATGAPISVPVGADTQGRMFNVIGEAIDGKPTPSGKRASIHRQPPTLSEQANKTEILETGIKVIDLIAPLTKGGKAGLFAGAGVGKTVLIQELINNIAKYHSGNSVFAGVGERTREGNDLYYEMEEAGVLGKTSLVFGQMNEPPGARLRVALAGLAMAEAFRDEGKDVLLFVDNIFRFTQAGAEVSALLGRLPSAVGYQPNLQQEMGALQERITSTKKGSITSVQAVYVPADDFTDPAPATTFAHLDATIVMNRALTEIGIYPAVDVLDSSSNSLDPEVVGSEHYTVAREVQRVLQQYKELQDIIAILGMEELSDDQKQIVSRARRLQRFFAQPFHVAEQFTGNVGVYIKLEDTVRDAKDILAGKYDAKPESWFYMAGGPLSEKKD from the coding sequence ATGAGTAAAGCAGAAAATACAGGAAAAATTATCCAAGTCGTTGGTGTGGTGATTGACGTTGAATTTAAAGATTCAAAGTTACCAGCCATCTACGATGCGTTAAAGGTTGATAGTATTGTTCTTGAGGTTGCTCAGCACCTTGATGAGCATACTGTTCGTACTATTGCGATGAGTAGCACGGATGGACTAAAGCGTGGTCAAGATGTTACTGCAACGGGGGCTCCGATTAGTGTTCCAGTTGGCGCTGACACTCAAGGCCGAATGTTTAATGTTATTGGTGAGGCAATTGACGGCAAGCCAACTCCAAGTGGCAAGCGTGCATCAATCCATCGCCAGCCACCAACTCTTTCTGAGCAGGCAAATAAAACTGAGATTCTAGAAACAGGAATTAAAGTTATTGATCTTATTGCCCCACTTACTAAAGGTGGCAAGGCTGGTTTGTTCGCTGGTGCTGGTGTCGGTAAGACAGTTCTTATTCAGGAGCTCATTAATAATATCGCAAAGTATCACTCAGGTAACTCAGTTTTTGCCGGTGTTGGTGAACGCACTCGAGAAGGTAATGACCTCTACTACGAGATGGAAGAAGCCGGTGTTCTAGGCAAGACGTCACTTGTCTTTGGCCAGATGAACGAACCACCAGGAGCCCGTCTTCGTGTTGCACTTGCAGGACTTGCCATGGCAGAAGCTTTTCGTGACGAAGGTAAAGATGTATTGTTGTTTGTAGATAATATCTTCCGCTTCACACAAGCTGGCGCAGAGGTGTCTGCACTACTTGGTCGCTTGCCTTCTGCAGTTGGATATCAGCCAAACCTGCAGCAGGAGATGGGTGCTTTACAGGAGCGAATTACTAGTACGAAGAAAGGTTCGATTACGTCAGTACAGGCCGTATACGTACCTGCCGATGACTTTACCGATCCAGCACCTGCGACTACATTTGCCCATCTTGATGCAACAATTGTTATGAACCGTGCATTAACCGAAATCGGTATTTATCCAGCAGTTGACGTTCTCGATAGTAGTAGTAACAGCCTCGACCCTGAAGTTGTTGGTAGCGAACACTACACTGTTGCACGAGAAGTTCAGCGTGTTTTACAGCAATACAAGGAGCTGCAAGATATAATTGCAATTCTAGGCATGGAAGAACTCTCAGATGATCAAAAACAAATTGTAAGTCGAGCTCGTCGATTACAACGCTTCTTTGCACAGCCATTTCATGTTGCCGAGCAATTTACAGGTAATGTGGGAGTATATATTAAGCTTGAAGATACCGTACGTGATGCAAAAGATATTTTGGCTGGAAAATACGATGCTAAACCTGAAAGCTGGTTCTACATGGCTGGTGGACCTCTATCTGAAAAGAAAGATTAG
- the atpC gene encoding ATP synthase F1 subunit epsilon, which translates to MNLELITLDGKKVDQVAYEVILPTVEGEIAVFPGHQSLVAVAVPGVISVRYNKSDKDNTLEYFAISGGVIEITGTSVRVLVDEADHGDDIIEAESKAALDRAIAMRDSAKDQVELERAHQLVDRHAVRLKVAGLRRRHRP; encoded by the coding sequence ATGAATCTTGAGCTAATAACACTTGACGGCAAAAAAGTTGATCAAGTTGCGTATGAAGTGATCCTTCCAACTGTTGAGGGTGAAATTGCAGTTTTTCCGGGCCATCAGTCCTTGGTTGCGGTAGCTGTTCCAGGTGTAATTTCGGTTCGTTACAATAAATCTGATAAGGATAATACACTTGAATACTTTGCTATAAGCGGAGGTGTCATTGAAATCACAGGTACGTCAGTTCGTGTTCTTGTTGACGAGGCTGATCATGGTGATGACATTATTGAAGCCGAGAGTAAGGCGGCACTTGATCGTGCAATTGCCATGCGAGATAGTGCAAAAGATCAAGTAGAGCTTGAGCGAGCGCATCAGCTTGTTGATCGTCACGCAGTTCGTCTCAAAGTAGCTGGTCTTCGTCGTCGCCATCGTCCATAG
- a CDS encoding lysophospholipid acyltransferase family protein gives MHALLRTIAKWLMKLYFNVKVIGLENIPASGPLIVASNHQAVVDSYALPAFLEQDLIFLSKKEYFEKPGILGALLRWALTGRAIPVDRESVVDAVAAFGKLVEVLNKGGRIGIHPEATRAPPGAVYRGKTGAVNMAWKSGALVLPVAIIGSHRANKPGRRIPRFRARITLIIGQPMTFAPPIIFGKLKAAQKLQQETQTRHLMQMIAKLAGWLYVDEDAGDAKEALSKGE, from the coding sequence ATGCACGCACTGCTTCGCACAATCGCCAAATGGTTGATGAAGTTGTATTTCAATGTTAAGGTCATCGGTCTGGAGAACATCCCGGCCTCTGGTCCTCTCATCGTGGCATCAAATCACCAGGCAGTTGTCGATTCGTACGCACTCCCTGCGTTTCTCGAACAGGATCTCATCTTTCTGTCCAAGAAAGAATATTTCGAGAAGCCAGGTATCCTGGGCGCACTACTCAGGTGGGCACTTACGGGGAGAGCCATTCCTGTTGATCGAGAAAGTGTCGTTGACGCTGTAGCCGCCTTTGGGAAGCTCGTTGAAGTGCTGAATAAAGGTGGTCGTATCGGTATACACCCCGAAGCTACCCGAGCACCACCCGGTGCAGTCTATAGGGGCAAAACTGGTGCGGTGAATATGGCGTGGAAATCCGGTGCACTCGTGCTTCCAGTGGCGATCATTGGGTCGCATCGTGCCAATAAACCTGGCCGTAGAATTCCACGCTTTCGTGCAAGGATCACGCTCATTATCGGTCAGCCAATGACCTTTGCTCCTCCGATCATCTTCGGTAAACTGAAAGCGGCCCAGAAGCTGCAGCAAGAGACACAGACGCGTCATCTCATGCAGATGATTGCAAAGCTTGCTGGTTGGCTCTATGTCGATGAAGATGCCGGTGATGCAAAAGAGGCATTGTCGAAGGGTGAGTAA
- a CDS encoding tRNA-dihydrouridine synthase: MNNFWHTLPKPFFILAPMEAVTDVVFRHVVASAARPDIFFTEFTNAASYCSEKGAHSTRSRLAFTDDEQPMVAQIWGNRPDQFEQMAKGLAKQGYSGIDINMGCPDKSVVKGGAGSALILQPELASQLIASAKKSGLPVSVKTRLGYSRTDEWHEWLAHILRQDIVNLTIHLRTRKEMSKVDAHFEIVSDIKKLRDEIAPQTLLTINGDIRDRQHGEELVAKYGIDGIMIGRGIFHNPFAFEVTPVQHSREELVALLNLQLDLHDKYSSEIGERKFEPLKRFFKIYIREFDGASELREQLMHSSSTTEAREVLQNTLN, translated from the coding sequence ATGAATAACTTCTGGCACACACTTCCAAAACCATTTTTCATCCTTGCTCCTATGGAAGCAGTCACTGATGTTGTATTTCGTCACGTCGTAGCGTCAGCAGCTCGACCCGATATCTTTTTTACCGAATTTACCAACGCCGCAAGTTATTGTAGTGAAAAAGGTGCGCACAGTACGCGTAGCCGTTTAGCGTTTACGGATGATGAGCAGCCCATGGTTGCTCAAATATGGGGCAATCGACCTGATCAGTTTGAACAAATGGCTAAGGGGCTTGCCAAGCAGGGCTACAGTGGTATAGATATTAATATGGGATGCCCCGATAAATCTGTCGTTAAAGGCGGTGCTGGAAGTGCGCTTATACTACAGCCAGAACTTGCGAGTCAGCTCATTGCTAGCGCAAAAAAATCTGGACTACCCGTCAGCGTAAAAACACGCTTAGGCTATAGCCGTACAGATGAGTGGCATGAGTGGCTGGCTCATATACTGCGTCAGGATATAGTAAACCTTACAATACACCTCCGAACACGTAAAGAAATGAGCAAAGTTGATGCACATTTCGAAATTGTTTCAGATATTAAAAAACTTCGTGATGAAATAGCACCTCAGACTCTTCTGACTATTAATGGTGACATTCGTGACCGACAACATGGTGAAGAACTAGTCGCAAAATACGGTATTGATGGAATCATGATTGGCCGTGGTATTTTTCATAATCCATTTGCGTTTGAAGTGACTCCAGTACAACATAGCAGGGAAGAACTCGTTGCACTTTTGAATTTACAACTCGATCTCCATGATAAATACTCCAGCGAAATTGGTGAACGTAAGTTTGAACCTCTTAAGAGATTCTTTAAGATATATATTCGAGAATTCGATGGGGCGTCAGAACTACGCGAACAACTAATGCATAGTTCAAGCACCACCGAAGCTCGTGAGGTTTTACAAAATACGCTTAACTAG